A window from Micromonospora profundi encodes these proteins:
- a CDS encoding DUF3046 domain-containing protein, which translates to MRLTDFWTRLEEAFGPGYAASIARDQVLTQLDGRTIEQALASGEQTHVVWRAVCAAYPDRVPARLR; encoded by the coding sequence GTGCGGCTGACCGACTTCTGGACGCGCTTGGAAGAGGCGTTCGGGCCCGGCTACGCGGCGAGCATCGCCCGCGACCAGGTGCTGACGCAGCTCGATGGAAGGACCATCGAGCAGGCGTTGGCGTCGGGGGAACAAACGCATGTGGTGTGGCGGGCGGTCTGCGCCGCGTACCCCGACAGAGTGCCCGCGCGACTACGCTGA